AGCATGACGACCGGTGATTACAAATACATTCATGCGCCAAAGGCCGAGCTGTATGCAAGGAAATCCGATCCGCGTGAAACCAATAACATGATCCAACAAAAGAATTCCATCGCGCAAGAATTGAATCAGGACCTGCAAAACATTTTGAAAACTGTTTCGACTCAGAATTTGCAGTCCACCACAAAAGTGGATCCCGAAATGGAAGAGAAATTGCGAGCGTTGGGATATGTTTCCACAACAGTTCAGTCGACGCCTGAAAGCAGAAAAATTGATCCCAAGGATAAGATCGGCTTGCATCGCAATCTCGCCGATGCGTATACGGCCATGGGTGAGAAGAATTACTCAGGCGTAATCGACAAGCTGGCGCCGCTGGTCAGTCCGAAAGAAAACCTGAGAATAGTGGATGCTCATTATCTGGCGGGGATTGCTCACGCTCACCTTCAGCAATATCCTCAGGCGATCCGAGAACTGCAGACTGCAATTCTGCTTCGTCCCGACTATCCCCAGGCTCTGTACAATCTGGCCCAGGCTTATCAGGTGACCGGACAATATCCTGAGGCGGAAAAATATTACGGTGAAATTTTTAAGTTTCAAAAAGACTATCTTCCAGCCGTTGTTGGGTTGGCCAGGCTATACCGGACGGTGAACCAACCTGACCGCGCGGATTTCTATTTCCGTAAAGCAGTCGACGCTTACCGGAAGTCTCTGCTGGAAACAAAAGGACATGCGGCCCGATCCAAAATTCATTCTTCACTGGCCGAGCTCTATTTCAATGCGAATGATGTGGACCGCGCTGAGGAAAATCTGAAAGCAGCAATAGAATTGACGCCGCAAGAACCAGCATTGCACTATAACCTCGCGCAGATGTATGAAGCCCGGCGCGAGCAACTCAAGGCAATTGAAGAATACAAAAAGGAAATCGCGATCAATCCTTCTAACTATATGGCGCAAAACAATCTCGGTTTGCTTTATCGTCAGGCGGGGCAGCTGGAAGGCGCGATTGAAGCATTCCGGCAGGTCTTGAAGATCATTCCGGGCGACTTGCAAGCTTCGTATTCACTGGCAGAAACAAATTTGATGGCGGACCGAAATCTGGATGAAGCCCTCAGGATGGCGCAGCATGTTGTGCGGCAAAAGCCGGAGTTCCAACCGGCTCAAAAACTCCTGGCTGCCATTGAAAAGAGAATCGGTGAGAGGGGTTGAGTGAGCACAAAAACTGCAGCTCAGTTAGCCCCAAGTGAATTTTTGAGTGATTATCCGGAAAACCTGCGCGAGATTGCCGAATATCTTCGCGATCTGGTCCGTTCCACTTTTCCGGGCGTTGTTGAGAAAGTGTATACGGGATGGAGAGTCATCGGATACCGTTTGCTGCACGGAACAAAGAGCACTTATTTTTGCTGTATCGCTCCACAAAAAAAAGAGAACGATGTATTACTGGGTTTTGAATACGGTATCGCAATGAAGGACCCCCAAAATCTGATGGAAGGCAAAGGGACTCAAGTGCGATTTGTACGGATTCGCCAAAGGGATGAGTATTTGGATGACGATTTGATCTGGTTGATCGTACAAGGAGCGAAAGTGGCTCTTGCGCTACGCACGGGGCCATAATCGGCACACAAGTTGTTGAGTAAGGTAGATTACCATATAATCTATATGACAGGAAGGAAGGTTATGAGTAGGAACAAAGTTACGGTAACGTTGGACGAGGATCTGTTGCAGGAACTGGACCGTATCTCATCAAAGAGTAGAAAACCGCGGAGCCGTCTTGTAGAAGAAGCAATCAGGTGTTGGCAGCGCTCGCAGAGACAGAACAAGTTGATCGAGGGTTACCGCACCATGGCCTCTGAGGATCAAAAGATAGCGGAAGCTAACCTGCCCGCGGCCTATGAGATTTTAAAATGAACTCAGAGACTTGCCGGAGGGGCGATATCTGGCTCGTGAACTTTCATCCTGGACGGGGAAGCGAGCAAAAGGGTGTTCGTCCCGCGCTGGTCATTCAAAACGACACAGGGAATCAATATGCGGCTACAACCATTCTGGCAGCAATTACAACAACATTGAAAAAATATCCTGTTACAGTACTTTTGGACCGGAGGGAAAGGGGTTTGCGGGAACCTTCAATGATCAACCTGGCCCAAATTCTTACTATTGATAAAGGACGTCTCATAAAAAAGCTGGGGAACATAGGAAAAGCGAAATTGAGTGAAGTCGATGATGCAATAGCCGTAAGCTTGGGCTTGTCTTAACGGTTAAGTTTTATGATTCTGAGAAGTGCAATCATTGGAATTTCTTATTTAGCCTCCGCGCCCCTCGGCGTCCTCCGCCGTGGATTTGCAATAATCGACGATTCTCCTATACTCATGGATTTGAAATGTGATGAGAATTGCTCCGGTCCTCGTCTGCCTGCTCTTGTTTTTAAGCTCGACGGTTCTGGCCTTTGATAACGTCCTCCTTATTAGCATTGATACATTGCGGGCCGACCACCTGAGCTGCTACGGTTCCACAAAAGTAAAAACTCCTGCAATTGATTCACTCGCCCGTTCCGGAGTGCTCTTCAAAAACGCGGTCTCTCCAGCTCCTTTTACTCTCCCTTCTCATGTTTCTATGATGACCGGATTGATTCCGCCTGCGCATGGTGTCCAGGACAATGGAGGGTTCTACCTGAAAGAGAGTGTACCTACATTGGCCGAAGTGTTTCGTGCAAACGGAATGAGCACAGCCGCTTT
This window of the bacterium genome carries:
- a CDS encoding sulfatase-like hydrolase/transferase — translated: MSKKKRKNPPAIQPVSSHKPTRLRIALAILLLAVAGIAVLLLIRANYSGMRIGTGAFKNQNVVLITIDTLRADHLPVYGYSDVKTPNIDRLAESSLLFQDVIAEVPLTLPSHASLLTGLLPIKHGVRDNATFVLDPKITTLAETLKAHGYTTAAFVSSVVLDSRQQLDQGFDFYFDNFEESGVEEAPGAGIERRAADTEKEAEEWLQANKDKKTFVWIHFYDPHDPYKPPEPYKTEYASHSYDGEIAYTDEAIGKFVAKLEELQLMNKTILILTADHGESLGEHGEPTHGIFLYDSTVKVPLLIRLPEGKAKTIRDLARHSDIAPTVLDWLGITPDPSMQGKSLITLIQGKEKEKRVAYSESKFGELHYGWSPLESMTTGDYKYIHAPKAELYARKSDPRETNNMIQQKNSIAQELNQDLQNILKTVSTQNLQSTTKVDPEMEEKLRALGYVSTTVQSTPESRKIDPKDKIGLHRNLADAYTAMGEKNYSGVIDKLAPLVSPKENLRIVDAHYLAGIAHAHLQQYPQAIRELQTAILLRPDYPQALYNLAQAYQVTGQYPEAEKYYGEIFKFQKDYLPAVVGLARLYRTVNQPDRADFYFRKAVDAYRKSLLETKGHAARSKIHSSLAELYFNANDVDRAEENLKAAIELTPQEPALHYNLAQMYEARREQLKAIEEYKKEIAINPSNYMAQNNLGLLYRQAGQLEGAIEAFRQVLKIIPGDLQASYSLAETNLMADRNLDEALRMAQHVVRQKPEFQPAQKLLAAIEKRIGERG
- a CDS encoding DUF1801 domain-containing protein; this encodes MSTKTAAQLAPSEFLSDYPENLREIAEYLRDLVRSTFPGVVEKVYTGWRVIGYRLLHGTKSTYFCCIAPQKKENDVLLGFEYGIAMKDPQNLMEGKGTQVRFVRIRQRDEYLDDDLIWLIVQGAKVALALRTGP
- a CDS encoding ribbon-helix-helix domain-containing protein, with translation MSRNKVTVTLDEDLLQELDRISSKSRKPRSRLVEEAIRCWQRSQRQNKLIEGYRTMASEDQKIAEANLPAAYEILK
- a CDS encoding type II toxin-antitoxin system PemK/MazF family toxin → MNSETCRRGDIWLVNFHPGRGSEQKGVRPALVIQNDTGNQYAATTILAAITTTLKKYPVTVLLDRRERGLREPSMINLAQILTIDKGRLIKKLGNIGKAKLSEVDDAIAVSLGLS